A window of the Arenibacter algicola genome harbors these coding sequences:
- a CDS encoding peroxiredoxin-like family protein, with product MSELKDFQKLVIANASEVKGLSKGDRAPDFSLPNAFGKKILLSQALKSGIVIIKFYRGEWCPICNLDLRAIQQHLPQIRSLGASLIAISPQRPDDALTAIQKNELEYEVLSDADQEVIKAYNLQFDPGEDYHQRRDLSVLNGGGLKTLPVPATFIVNTDQIIEAAHVEANYTERMGPIEIIEVLKGMGNKA from the coding sequence ATGAGTGAATTAAAGGATTTTCAAAAGTTGGTTATCGCCAATGCTTCTGAAGTAAAAGGGCTTTCTAAGGGAGATAGGGCGCCTGATTTTAGTCTGCCCAATGCATTTGGTAAAAAAATATTATTATCCCAAGCCTTAAAATCAGGAATAGTGATCATAAAGTTCTATCGAGGGGAATGGTGCCCTATTTGCAATTTGGATCTTAGGGCAATTCAGCAACATCTACCACAAATCAGGTCTTTAGGAGCCTCCTTAATTGCTATTAGCCCGCAGAGACCAGATGATGCGCTAACGGCTATTCAAAAAAATGAACTCGAATATGAGGTGCTAAGTGACGCAGATCAGGAAGTGATAAAAGCGTACAACCTTCAGTTTGATCCGGGGGAGGATTATCACCAGCGGCGGGATTTATCCGTTTTGAACGGTGGGGGTTTAAAAACCTTACCAGTTCCGGCTACGTTCATAGTAAACACTGACCAAATTATTGAAGCAGCCCATGTTGAGGCCAATTATACCGAAAGGATGGGCCCAATAGAAATAATAGAGGTGCTTAAGGGGATGGGTAACAAAGCGTAG
- a CDS encoding metallophosphoesterase, whose protein sequence is MRSYTFFAIVLLCLAILLIDALAFYWLKSIMEPIEPTIIKNTIFIAFWFFTIGLIISILVLKIRLESISPYRKQLLISSLYGLTVSSFIPKLIFVVVISTLYFSNFLISGEKSLLIIPLVGVFFGFLPFFVIVYAVFRAVYRFKVHQVVVKSDLLPQNFNGLRIVQISDLHLGSFNYRYHILHRAINTINSLKPDFIFFTGDLVNNYAWELNGWEDVLKSLTAQQGKYSVLGNHDYGDYSKWESEEERNSNFADIKDFHAQIGFKLLLNEAECIENKGDKIAIVGVENWGNPPFKQYGNLQQSLQGVEDVGFKILLSHDPSHWSEEVVNKTNIALTLSGHTHGMQAGINIKNKEWSPIKYKYKHWAGLYRLGHQFLYVSRGLGWMGFPGRLGMRPEITFIELEKE, encoded by the coding sequence ATGCGATCCTACACTTTTTTTGCAATAGTCCTTTTATGTTTGGCCATTTTATTGATCGATGCCTTGGCTTTCTACTGGCTGAAATCTATCATGGAGCCTATTGAACCGACCATCATTAAGAATACTATTTTTATCGCCTTTTGGTTTTTTACCATCGGACTCATTATATCTATTTTGGTGTTGAAAATTAGATTGGAAAGTATATCACCTTATAGAAAGCAACTTCTTATATCATCCTTATATGGACTAACGGTTTCCTCCTTTATTCCCAAGTTGATCTTTGTAGTGGTTATTTCTACACTTTATTTCTCAAATTTTTTGATCTCAGGGGAGAAATCCTTGCTCATCATTCCTTTAGTAGGTGTTTTTTTTGGATTTTTACCATTCTTCGTTATTGTGTATGCCGTATTCAGGGCCGTATACAGATTTAAGGTACATCAGGTTGTTGTAAAATCTGATTTGCTTCCGCAAAATTTTAACGGATTGCGAATAGTTCAAATATCAGATCTTCACCTGGGCAGTTTCAATTATCGCTATCATATATTGCACCGTGCCATCAATACCATAAATAGTTTAAAGCCCGATTTTATTTTTTTTACTGGCGATTTGGTCAACAATTATGCTTGGGAATTAAACGGATGGGAGGATGTATTAAAGTCTCTGACCGCCCAACAGGGAAAATATTCGGTTTTGGGAAATCATGATTATGGGGACTATAGTAAATGGGAATCCGAAGAGGAGAGAAACAGCAATTTTGCGGATATTAAAGATTTTCATGCCCAAATTGGGTTTAAGCTTTTGCTGAATGAAGCCGAATGTATTGAGAATAAAGGTGATAAAATTGCAATTGTGGGAGTGGAAAACTGGGGGAATCCACCCTTTAAACAATACGGGAACCTTCAACAATCCTTGCAGGGAGTAGAGGATGTAGGGTTTAAAATTTTATTGTCGCACGACCCCTCGCATTGGAGCGAGGAAGTGGTGAATAAGACCAATATAGCGCTTACGCTCTCAGGGCATACGCATGGTATGCAGGCGGGAATCAACATTAAAAATAAAGAATGGAGTCCCATAAAATACAAATACAAACATTGGGCAGGACTATATCGATTGGGCCATCAATTTCTATATGTAAGCCGTGGATTGGGGTGGATGGGATTTCCTGGCCGATTGGGCATGCGTCCGGAAATTACCTTTATAGAGCTTGAGAAAGAATAG
- a CDS encoding helix-turn-helix domain-containing protein, with product MDIIFILERLDRLERLMTVHKEVLTFEETCDNTGISRSYLYKLSAAGKIPHSKPNGKLIFFEKKMLNDWLMQNSILSASYIESDYKVDTSKITSS from the coding sequence ATGGACATTATTTTTATACTCGAACGACTGGATCGTCTGGAAAGGCTCATGACGGTCCATAAAGAGGTACTGACCTTTGAGGAAACCTGTGACAATACCGGTATTTCCAGAAGTTATCTGTACAAACTCTCCGCTGCTGGAAAGATCCCACATTCCAAGCCCAACGGGAAACTGATCTTCTTTGAAAAGAAGATGCTGAACGACTGGCTAATGCAAAATAGTATTTTGTCTGCAAGCTATATTGAGAGTGATTACAAGGTAGACACCTCCAAAATTACAAGCTCATGA
- a CDS encoding type II toxin-antitoxin system RelE/ParE family toxin: MSKYVLSQEAENDIEEIFEFGEYKFGKAQAISYLIQMEEHFVLLAENPGIGKKRNEIKEGLFSLPYVSHIIFYRILENNIRIVRVLNGGRDLVRFL, from the coding sequence ATGTCCAAATACGTTCTTTCGCAAGAGGCAGAAAACGACATCGAGGAAATCTTTGAATTTGGAGAATACAAATTTGGCAAGGCCCAAGCGATATCTTATTTAATTCAAATGGAAGAACACTTTGTGCTCTTGGCAGAAAACCCAGGTATTGGCAAAAAACGGAATGAAATTAAGGAAGGACTATTTAGCCTCCCTTACGTTTCCCACATAATATTTTATAGAATATTAGAGAATAATATTAGAATTGTTCGGGTACTAAATGGTGGAAGGGATTTGGTAAGATTCTTATAG
- a CDS encoding L,D-transpeptidase, with the protein MIKSKVILLHILVLLMVSCNVNRPISPKNPSVENPLSIQQHLVEKNSIPKKAKPQMANVARDIRVANYFDFMDGLAKKYDSLVPYALTEHVLVRANPWIMDTLANTDYYRQMAKDSFVYDQRKMIVLRSNDSLLIPDAETGQQLIKDMENTLIDINIPEYRLRIYQDSLLLYTFPIRVGQDRKRYLAMGDRVTDLRTKTGKGKIVRLERNPSFYNPVTGKRFYVTRRDDKKTTIMPVIPWIETEINGIRNGQMIHPTTNPETLGKASSNGCIGVAEADAWIIYYHAPLNTQVQIRYDLDILDENGEVQKLKDIYNYQ; encoded by the coding sequence ATGATTAAATCGAAAGTGATCCTTCTCCATATATTAGTTCTTTTGATGGTTTCCTGTAATGTTAATCGACCTATTTCCCCAAAAAACCCATCTGTAGAAAATCCTCTCTCTATTCAGCAACATCTTGTAGAGAAAAATAGTATTCCAAAGAAAGCCAAACCGCAGATGGCAAATGTTGCTCGGGATATTAGGGTGGCCAATTATTTTGATTTTATGGATGGTTTGGCCAAGAAATATGATTCCTTAGTACCTTATGCCTTGACCGAACATGTGCTGGTTCGTGCCAATCCTTGGATAATGGATACTTTGGCCAATACGGATTATTATAGGCAAATGGCAAAAGATTCCTTTGTTTATGATCAACGGAAAATGATTGTACTACGGAGCAATGATTCCTTGTTGATACCGGATGCCGAAACGGGGCAGCAACTTATCAAGGATATGGAAAATACCTTGATAGATATAAATATTCCCGAATATAGACTCCGCATTTATCAAGATTCCTTGTTGTTATATACCTTCCCTATAAGGGTTGGGCAGGATAGAAAAAGGTATTTGGCCATGGGAGATCGCGTAACAGATCTAAGGACCAAGACAGGAAAAGGCAAGATTGTAAGGTTGGAGCGGAATCCCAGTTTTTATAATCCTGTGACCGGTAAGCGGTTTTATGTGACCAGAAGGGATGACAAAAAAACGACCATAATGCCTGTAATTCCATGGATAGAAACAGAAATTAATGGCATTCGCAACGGGCAAATGATACATCCCACTACCAATCCGGAAACCTTGGGCAAGGCATCTTCCAATGGATGTATTGGGGTTGCCGAGGCAGATGCCTGGATTATTTATTACCATGCCCCCTTAAATACCCAAGTCCAAATACGCTATGATCTGGATATTTTGGATGAAAATGGGGAAGTACAGAAATTGAAGGACATCTATAACTATCAATAG
- a CDS encoding ABC transporter ATP-binding protein, with product MTDQDQITTSNESAQGGKAVIEIKDLYKSFGDNHVLNGFNMTLMEGENLVVMGKSGSGKSVMIKCLVGLVKPDRGTVKVLGKEINALDQETLDELRSDIGFLFQGSALYDSMTVRENLEFPMRRHKEKLGVVTDTEPLVREALENVGLAHTMDLMPVELSGGMKRRVALARTLILKPKVILYDEPTSGLDPITSKEIIELMRSIQKKYGTSSLIITHDVDCARVISERMILLVDGINYAEGTYSELSKSTDPKVDAFFKK from the coding sequence ATGACGGACCAAGACCAAATAACAACTTCAAATGAATCTGCCCAAGGCGGAAAGGCGGTTATAGAGATCAAGGACCTTTATAAAAGTTTTGGGGACAATCATGTTTTGAACGGATTTAATATGACCCTAATGGAAGGGGAAAACCTAGTGGTCATGGGGAAATCGGGCTCCGGGAAATCGGTAATGATAAAATGCCTAGTTGGCCTGGTAAAACCAGATAGGGGAACGGTTAAAGTTCTGGGTAAGGAAATAAACGCTTTGGACCAGGAAACCCTGGATGAATTGCGTTCGGATATCGGATTTCTCTTTCAGGGAAGTGCGCTATATGATTCCATGACGGTACGTGAAAATTTGGAATTTCCCATGCGCAGGCACAAAGAAAAATTGGGAGTAGTTACGGATACTGAACCGCTAGTGCGGGAAGCACTTGAAAATGTTGGATTGGCCCATACCATGGATCTAATGCCCGTTGAATTATCCGGGGGTATGAAAAGAAGGGTGGCCTTGGCCCGCACCCTTATCCTAAAACCAAAGGTAATCCTCTATGATGAACCTACCAGTGGCCTGGACCCCATTACCTCTAAGGAGATTATAGAATTAATGCGTTCCATACAAAAGAAATACGGCACTTCCTCCCTGATTATTACCCATGATGTAGATTGTGCCCGGGTAATTTCGGAGCGAATGATACTCTTGGTAGATGGTATTAATTATGCCGAAGGTACCTATTCAGAATTATCAAAATCCACTGATCCAAAAGTAGATGCGTTTTTTAAAAAATAA
- a CDS encoding MlaD family protein, giving the protein MAKTKLENLKLGIFVVLGTALLVVAAYLIGNRQNMFGKTIPITAIFKNANGLQNGNNVRFSGINVGTVNKIEMINDTTIRVHMIIEEKMQNHIKKDAVATIGSDGLVGSMLINIVPGEGKTTHIGPGDELQSFSRVATQDMLNTLNQTNENAALLTEDLLKVTRSLTQGKGTFGRLLNDSLMAKELHQTITNLKHTSNEANIMIAEINQIVKQLDFDNSTAGVLLKDSVTGDKMSNIISHLENSSIEIEKMSKDLNSVIGDIKTGKGAINYLATDTVLVGQLETSMENITEGVKNFNEVTEALKHNFLTRRYFKKKEKEEKKKLEKK; this is encoded by the coding sequence ATGGCAAAGACAAAACTAGAAAATTTGAAACTTGGAATATTCGTCGTCCTCGGCACGGCACTACTCGTAGTTGCCGCCTATTTAATTGGGAACAGACAAAATATGTTTGGAAAGACCATTCCCATAACCGCAATTTTCAAAAATGCAAACGGACTTCAAAATGGGAATAACGTACGCTTCTCAGGTATAAATGTGGGCACAGTGAACAAGATTGAAATGATCAACGATACCACCATTCGGGTGCACATGATCATTGAGGAAAAAATGCAAAATCACATTAAAAAAGATGCCGTTGCCACGATTGGCTCAGATGGACTTGTGGGCAGTATGCTGATCAATATTGTTCCCGGGGAAGGAAAGACAACCCACATTGGCCCAGGGGACGAATTACAATCCTTTAGTAGGGTGGCTACCCAAGATATGTTGAACACCCTTAACCAAACCAATGAAAATGCCGCATTGTTGACAGAAGACCTGCTGAAGGTAACTAGATCCCTGACCCAAGGAAAAGGCACCTTTGGCAGGTTGTTGAATGATTCCCTTATGGCCAAGGAATTGCACCAAACCATTACCAATTTGAAACATACCAGTAATGAGGCCAATATAATGATCGCAGAGATAAACCAGATTGTAAAGCAGTTGGATTTTGATAATAGTACTGCCGGTGTTCTCTTAAAGGACTCCGTTACAGGTGATAAAATGAGCAATATTATATCCCATCTAGAAAATTCCAGCATAGAAATCGAAAAAATGTCCAAGGACTTAAATTCGGTCATCGGGGATATTAAAACAGGGAAGGGAGCCATTAATTATTTGGCCACAGACACCGTATTGGTTGGTCAATTGGAAACCAGCATGGAAAACATCACAGAGGGAGTCAAAAATTTCAACGAGGTTACGGAAGCCTTAAAGCATAACTTTCTCACCCGCCGCTACTTCAAAAAGAAGGAAAAAGAGGAAAAAAAGAAGCTGGAAAAAAAATGA
- a CDS encoding MlaE family ABC transporter permease — MGNTSTLFKGVKEFFIEIGDLSHFAARFFKEVLKPPFEFKELLRQCYQMGNRSLILVTVTGFIIGLVLTLQSRPTLIQFGAVSWMPNMVGISIVREIGPVITALICAGRIASGIGAELGSMRVTEQIDAMEVSGTNPFKYLVITRIMATTLMLPILVIYGDLVALYGSALVENLKGDVSFQLYFNTVFDALSFSDLVPATIKSFFFGFAIGLVGCYKGYYSKKGTAGVGVAANTAVVMASLLLFVIDFIAVFISDIFYEL, encoded by the coding sequence ATGGGCAACACATCTACATTATTTAAAGGGGTGAAGGAATTTTTCATTGAGATAGGAGATCTCTCCCATTTCGCTGCCCGATTTTTTAAGGAGGTCTTAAAACCTCCTTTCGAGTTTAAGGAACTATTGCGCCAATGCTATCAGATGGGAAATAGGTCCCTTATCCTAGTAACCGTAACGGGCTTTATCATTGGACTGGTACTTACCCTACAATCTAGACCCACCCTGATTCAATTTGGAGCTGTTTCCTGGATGCCGAATATGGTCGGGATATCTATAGTAAGGGAAATAGGACCTGTAATTACCGCGCTCATCTGCGCGGGCCGAATTGCATCAGGGATAGGGGCCGAATTAGGTTCCATGCGGGTTACCGAACAAATTGATGCCATGGAAGTCTCGGGGACCAACCCATTTAAGTATTTGGTAATAACACGGATAATGGCCACCACTTTAATGCTCCCCATTTTAGTGATATACGGAGATTTGGTAGCCCTATACGGATCCGCACTTGTAGAGAATTTAAAAGGGGACGTTTCCTTTCAACTTTATTTTAATACCGTATTCGATGCCTTGTCCTTTAGTGATCTGGTACCGGCCACCATAAAATCGTTCTTTTTTGGCTTTGCCATAGGATTGGTGGGCTGTTATAAAGGCTATTATTCCAAAAAAGGAACTGCAGGCGTAGGGGTAGCGGCCAATACCGCAGTGGTCATGGCATCCTTACTTCTGTTTGTGATAGATTTTATAGCGGTATTTATTTCCGATATTTTTTATGAACTTTAA
- a CDS encoding CDP-alcohol phosphatidyltransferase family protein translates to MYNLKNFNIADWFSFYRIMAVPLLLALIWYGEREWFSWMLLISYSTDAIDGFLARRLKISSARGSQLDSLGDQVTLIIGLIGLIFFENNFIMENLLLIIIAFVPYLIQMSIAFAKYGKATAFHTYLAKLSAITQGIFILWLLFFGPVYWLFYAMIVLGVLETVEEITLIFMYDNWVEDVKGYFWALKDKRRLANNNNQ, encoded by the coding sequence ATGTATAATTTAAAAAACTTCAATATTGCCGATTGGTTTTCCTTTTATCGCATTATGGCCGTACCCCTATTACTTGCTTTAATTTGGTACGGTGAACGGGAATGGTTTAGTTGGATGCTCCTTATAAGCTACTCTACCGATGCCATAGATGGGTTTTTGGCCAGGAGATTAAAAATTTCGAGCGCTAGGGGATCGCAGTTGGATTCTTTGGGAGATCAGGTAACCCTTATTATTGGATTGATAGGTCTTATCTTTTTTGAAAATAATTTCATCATGGAAAACTTACTTCTAATAATTATTGCATTTGTACCATACTTGATTCAGATGTCCATTGCTTTTGCGAAATACGGTAAGGCCACAGCCTTTCATACCTATTTGGCCAAATTATCTGCCATTACCCAAGGGATATTTATTTTATGGCTGTTGTTTTTTGGACCGGTATATTGGCTGTTTTATGCCATGATAGTTTTGGGGGTACTGGAAACTGTTGAGGAAATTACTCTTATCTTTATGTATGATAACTGGGTAGAGGATGTAAAAGGTTATTTCTGGGCGTTGAAGGATAAAAGACGGCTTGCGAATAACAATAACCAATAG
- a CDS encoding type II toxin-antitoxin system ParD family antitoxin, which produces MNISFTKKQEEYISKQVQSGEYQNNSEVIRDALRLHSIYREKVIRDLRMEIEKGWDGPDSQRSMQEIIASKRKA; this is translated from the coding sequence ATGAATATTAGTTTCACAAAGAAGCAGGAAGAGTATATCTCTAAACAGGTTCAATCCGGGGAATACCAAAACAACAGTGAAGTTATTAGAGACGCCCTAAGACTTCATAGCATATATCGGGAAAAAGTAATTCGAGATTTAAGAATGGAAATCGAAAAAGGTTGGGACGGTCCTGATAGCCAAAGATCCATGCAAGAAATTATAGCTTCAAAGAGAAAAGCCTAA